The genomic window AAACTTCTCAATTTTTAATGCTTTTTCTATAAATAATTGTGTGTCGTCATCGTTGATTAATACTCTATTTATTTTAATACTATTTACGTAAGCTTTAAATAAATCATTTTTATCATTGCCTTTTTCTGCTACAGAAACTCCTTTTATTGCTAATTTTTCTGCTTCAATTAAATTGCTTTTAATTTTTATATCAAACCTATTAAATATGCTATCTATATGAGCTGAGTTTTGGGAGTATAGTAGATGCTGAAGGCTAAATACTAATAAGCAGTAGAGAATTATCTTTAATCGTTTCTGTAGTAAAATTACCATGAATATGTTATATGTTTTTGCCTATTAAAAAGTTAAATTTACATAATAAAATATTAATATAAGTAGTTGTATATCAGATCACTTGCAAGGTGTTTTTGACAGGTATTCTTATAAGTTTTTTAAATGTTTTTAATGTAACCTTTTTTGGTTTTATACATCTATAAATAAACACAAAACTAACAGTCAATTGCTGTGAAAAAAATCGTTTTATTACTTATTGTAGGTAATTTAGCGCAACCCTTTGGAAATTTTTTCAGATACTAAAAAAAAACAATTATGCAAAAGACTCTAATTACATTAATTTTAATCAATCTACTTTTTTCATGCTCAAATGATGAAAGCGCAAATAATGACGAATTAAACATTCAATTAACTGAATGTATTCCATCTGGACTACAAGGAAATTTAATTGCCTTTTATCCCTTTAATGGTGGAAGTCTCGATGATGTATCTAATTCAAATGATTTAACAAATCTAACTTCAGCTTCACCAACTATGGACAGAAATGGAAATATTGATTGTGCATATAAATTTGAGTCTAATAATAATGAATATCTAACTACAACAAACACCTCTTTTTTAGATAACCTTTCAGAATTTTCAATTTCGCTATGGTTTAAAATGGATATTGAGCCTTCTGACTATAGTGTGCTAATAAGCAGAGATGAAAGTACTTTAATAGTTTATGACGTTTTTGGACAATGGTCACTTGGTTTGTATGATAGTGATTTTCCTGTTTTTGGTTTACATGGTTCGTCAGTATGGGATGCATATAATTTTCCTGGTAATACTATTATAGATTTCAATGAATGGCATCATTTAATAGTTACTTTTAAAGTAGCAAATCATGAACTTGAAATTTATAGAGATGGAATACTTCGTGATTCTAATACAGGTATTTCTAATAACCCAAACATGCCAACTTATCAAGATATAGGCGATTTATTTATCGGGAAATTTTATGATGGTAAAATAGATGAGATAGCTATATTCAATATTTCTCTAAATCAATCACAAGTAACTGAAATGTTTGAAATGGAAACCTGTTGCTTATAAAATTGCTAACGGCAATGGTGGCAAGAAATTACTAGTTCTCGCATACTTCTGGAAATTCTCACGGATTTTCTATTCGGTCTTTATTTGTTAATTTCTTTGATAATTTTCTACTTCAATTAAATTGCTTTTAATTTTTAGATCAAACCTATTAAATATGCTATCTATATGAGCTGAGTTCTGAGAGTATAGTACATGCTGAAGGCTAAATACAAATAAGCAGTAGAGAATTATCTTTAATCGTTTCTGTAGTAAAATTACCATGAATATGTTATATGTTTTTGCATATTAAAAAGTTAAATTTACATAATAAAATATTAATATAAGCAGTTGTATATCAGGTTGCTTACAGGGTGTTTTTGATAGATGTTCTTATAAGTTTTTTAAATGTTATTAATGCAACCTTTTTTGGTTTTATACATCTATTAATAAACACAAAACTAACAGTCAATTGCTATGAAAAAAATCGTTTTATTACTTATTGTAGGTAATTTAGCGCAACCCTTTGAAATTTTTTTCAGATACTTAAAAAAACAATTATGAAAAAGACTCTAATTACATTAATTTTAATCAATCTACTTTTTTCATGCTCAAATGATGAAAGCGCAAATAATGACGAATTAAACATTCAATTAACTGAATGTATTCCTATCAATCTACAAAATTCAGTTGTGGCTTATTATCCTTTTACAAATGGATCTATCAATGATTTTTCTGGGAATAGTCAAAATTTGGTAAATAATAATGCTTCATCAACATCTGATAGGAATGGTAATGAAAATTGTGCTTTTGAGTTCGATTTTTTATCAGGAACAAATGAAAACTTATATACCTCTAACACTTCGTCATTAGATGTATTAACTGATTTTTCAATATCATTATGGTACCAACCATTACAAGAGAGAGATGCTGGAGATTATGAATTACTTATAGGTAGAGGTATTGATTTTCAACAATGGAATTTAGGACTCTATGATTGTCGCAAAGCTGTATTCGGTTGTATAAGTTACGTATGGGACAATGATACGAATTTTGATTGTGGTGTTTCAGATATTAATAATGAATGGCATCATTTGGTAGCTACATATAACTATTCTACAAGTAGTTTAGCGTTATATAGAAATGGAGTTCTTCAAGAAACGATAAATGCGCCTAATAACTCAAATTCAATTCAAATAGCTGATCTTATTATAGGAAATGAGTATACAGGAAAAATAGATGACATAGCTATATTCAATATTTCTCTAAATCAATTACAAGTAACAGAAATGTTTGAAATGGAAACTT from Winogradskyella sp. MH6 includes these protein-coding regions:
- a CDS encoding LamG domain-containing protein; its protein translation is MQKTLITLILINLLFSCSNDESANNDELNIQLTECIPSGLQGNLIAFYPFNGGSLDDVSNSNDLTNLTSASPTMDRNGNIDCAYKFESNNNEYLTTTNTSFLDNLSEFSISLWFKMDIEPSDYSVLISRDESTLIVYDVFGQWSLGLYDSDFPVFGLHGSSVWDAYNFPGNTIIDFNEWHHLIVTFKVANHELEIYRDGILRDSNTGISNNPNMPTYQDIGDLFIGKFYDGKIDEIAIFNISLNQSQVTEMFEMETCCL
- a CDS encoding LamG domain-containing protein, whose translation is MKKTLITLILINLLFSCSNDESANNDELNIQLTECIPINLQNSVVAYYPFTNGSINDFSGNSQNLVNNNASSTSDRNGNENCAFEFDFLSGTNENLYTSNTSSLDVLTDFSISLWYQPLQERDAGDYELLIGRGIDFQQWNLGLYDCRKAVFGCISYVWDNDTNFDCGVSDINNEWHHLVATYNYSTSSLALYRNGVLQETINAPNNSNSIQIADLIIGNEYTGKIDDIAIFNISLNQLQVTEMFEMETCCS